Proteins encoded together in one Marinobacter salsuginis window:
- a CDS encoding adenylosuccinate synthase, with amino-acid sequence MGKNVVVLGTQWGDEGKGKIVDLLTDKVAAVVRFQGGHNAGHTLVIDGKKTALHLIPSGILRQHVYCLIGNGVVLSPEALLKEVRELEANDVAVRDRLRISLACPIILRTHVRIDQARERARGVDKIGTTGRGIGPAYEDKVSRRGLRLGDLCNPADFETKLREIMSYHNFILTEYFKEEAEDIDAALEELKQMGEEILPMAADVTDMLHDFRKRGENILFEGAQGSLLDIDLGTYPYVTSSNTTAGGTATGSGFGPLFLDYVLGITKAYTTRVGSGPFPTELFDDMGKHLAVKGNEVGTTTGRARRCGWFDAVAIRHAIQINSVSGICLTKLDVLDGLETVKVCVGYKTPNGEIFRPPIGCDSYKDIEPVYEELPGWSESTVGLTSVDQLPENAKAYIRFLEEQIEAPIDVISTGPDRIETITLRHPFGE; translated from the coding sequence ATGGGTAAAAACGTTGTTGTGCTGGGCACCCAATGGGGTGATGAAGGCAAGGGTAAGATTGTTGACCTGCTGACTGACAAGGTCGCAGCGGTTGTTCGCTTCCAGGGCGGGCACAACGCCGGACACACCCTGGTAATAGACGGCAAGAAAACAGCGCTTCACCTGATTCCTTCCGGTATTCTGCGGCAGCATGTTTACTGTCTTATCGGCAACGGTGTTGTCCTCTCCCCGGAAGCTCTGCTCAAAGAAGTACGAGAGCTTGAAGCCAACGATGTGGCGGTTCGCGATCGCCTGCGTATCAGCCTGGCGTGCCCGATCATACTGCGCACCCATGTCCGCATTGATCAGGCCCGGGAAAGGGCTCGTGGCGTCGACAAGATCGGTACCACGGGTCGCGGTATCGGCCCCGCTTATGAAGACAAGGTCTCCCGCCGCGGCCTGCGCCTGGGTGACCTGTGCAATCCCGCCGACTTCGAAACGAAGCTGCGCGAGATCATGTCTTACCACAACTTCATCCTGACCGAGTACTTCAAGGAAGAAGCCGAAGATATTGATGCGGCCCTGGAAGAACTGAAGCAGATGGGTGAGGAAATTCTGCCCATGGCGGCGGACGTGACCGACATGCTGCACGATTTCCGCAAGCGTGGAGAGAATATCCTCTTCGAGGGGGCCCAGGGCTCGCTGCTTGATATCGACCTGGGTACCTATCCGTACGTGACCTCGTCCAATACCACCGCCGGCGGCACCGCCACTGGCTCCGGTTTCGGTCCGCTGTTCCTCGACTATGTGCTGGGGATCACCAAGGCCTATACCACCCGTGTCGGTTCCGGCCCGTTCCCCACGGAGCTGTTTGACGACATGGGCAAACATCTGGCGGTGAAAGGCAACGAAGTGGGCACCACAACCGGTCGTGCCCGTCGCTGCGGTTGGTTCGATGCGGTGGCGATTCGCCACGCGATCCAGATCAACAGCGTCTCCGGCATCTGCCTGACCAAGCTCGACGTGCTGGACGGGCTGGAAACCGTGAAGGTCTGTGTTGGTTACAAGACTCCGAATGGCGAGATTTTCCGGCCGCCCATCGGCTGTGACAGTTACAAGGACATCGAGCCGGTTTACGAAGAGCTGCCCGGCTGGAGTGAGAGTACCGTTGGGCTGACCAGCGTCGACCAGTTGCCGGAGAATGCGAAGGCCTACATTCGGTTCCTGGAAGAGCAGATCGAAGCTCCGATCGACGTGATCTCCACGGGGCCGGACCGCATTGAAACCATCACGCTCCGTCATCCGTTTGGCGAGTAA
- a CDS encoding ATP phosphoribosyltransferase regulatory subunit: MTVSDRWLLPDGVEDILPPLAGRIESLRRDVMDTCQRWGYQLVIPPLIEYLESLFTGTGNDLELQTFKLTDQLTGRMMGVRADMTPQAARIDAHTLGQEGITRLCYAGHVLHTRPRHMLTGRTPIQAGCELFGSASESADMEVISLMLETLRVAGLPRIHLDLAHVAIYESLIGEADFDRDTERAIFDAMARKSVPELDELLGQCAAGSAGARLRELARVSGGPEALNEARRILQGASDSLDAALDQLGRVSDMLSRDYPEISFGFDFCELRGYNYHTGLVFAAYVPGHGDSVAKGGRYDAIGSDFGRARPATGFSLDIRALVALGERVARKAGAVWAPADDDPALEGVISGLRMTETVVRALPEDEGVNPTTKGCDRELVKQNGQWVVQKLG, translated from the coding sequence ATGACAGTATCTGATCGCTGGTTACTGCCAGACGGGGTAGAGGATATTTTGCCCCCGCTGGCCGGACGGATCGAATCCCTGCGCCGGGATGTAATGGATACCTGCCAGCGCTGGGGTTATCAGTTGGTAATCCCACCGCTCATTGAATATCTCGAATCCCTGTTTACCGGAACCGGAAACGACCTGGAGCTTCAGACGTTCAAGCTCACCGACCAGTTGACCGGGCGCATGATGGGTGTTCGCGCTGATATGACGCCCCAGGCAGCGCGGATTGATGCCCACACCCTCGGCCAGGAAGGGATCACCCGTCTGTGCTATGCCGGGCACGTACTCCATACCCGTCCCCGGCATATGCTGACAGGTCGTACTCCTATCCAGGCCGGTTGCGAGCTATTCGGCAGTGCCTCGGAATCTGCGGACATGGAAGTGATCAGCCTGATGCTGGAGACTCTCCGGGTGGCGGGTTTGCCGCGAATTCACCTTGATCTGGCCCACGTGGCCATTTATGAGAGTCTGATCGGCGAAGCGGATTTTGACAGGGATACCGAGCGCGCCATTTTCGATGCCATGGCCCGCAAATCGGTCCCCGAGCTTGACGAACTGCTGGGGCAGTGTGCTGCAGGTTCAGCCGGGGCCCGCCTGCGCGAGCTTGCGCGCGTCAGTGGCGGCCCGGAGGCCTTGAATGAAGCCCGCCGGATCCTGCAGGGCGCCTCTGACAGCCTGGATGCCGCACTTGACCAGCTCGGGCGGGTGTCCGATATGTTGAGTCGGGATTATCCGGAGATCAGCTTCGGATTCGATTTCTGCGAGCTGCGTGGCTACAACTACCACACAGGGCTGGTGTTTGCGGCCTATGTGCCTGGCCATGGTGATTCCGTTGCCAAAGGCGGTCGCTACGATGCCATTGGCAGCGATTTTGGTCGGGCCCGCCCGGCAACCGGGTTCAGTCTCGATATACGGGCTCTCGTCGCTCTCGGAGAGCGGGTGGCACGAAAGGCGGGTGCTGTCTGGGCGCCGGCGGACGATGACCCCGCTCTTGAAGGCGTGATTTCCGGTCTGAGAATGACGGAGACCGTTGTCCGGGCTCTGCCCGAAGACGAGGGTGTTAATCCGACGACCAAAGGCTGTGATCGGGAGCTGGTGAAACAGAACGGCCAGTGGGTCGTGCAGAAGCTGGGCTGA
- the hflC gene encoding protease modulator HflC, whose product MGPKGVVGLAGALIVVLLVLSSVYIIPETHRGVLLRFGELVETDIQAGIHFKVPVIDQVREFDIRVLTMDLPSRQYLTVEKKPLDVDSYIAWKIRDVDQFYRATGGDEFRAQSLLASRVDNGLRDEFGIRTMVEVVSGQRDELMHTLRDRVNQTAQSEFGIEVLDIRVKAIEFPGQVSENVYRRMATEREKLAQEFRSRGRELAEGIRADADRQRTVILAEAFAQSEETRGEGDGEAARIYADAYGSNADFYSFYRSLQAYRNTFMSKDDIMVIDSNSAFMKFLNDPQGAQ is encoded by the coding sequence ATGGGACCTAAAGGTGTAGTGGGCCTTGCAGGCGCCCTTATTGTTGTCCTGCTGGTCTTGTCCAGTGTGTACATTATTCCGGAAACCCACCGGGGCGTTCTACTCCGGTTCGGTGAGCTGGTAGAGACTGACATTCAGGCAGGTATCCATTTCAAGGTTCCTGTCATCGATCAGGTTCGTGAATTCGATATCCGGGTTTTGACCATGGACCTGCCGTCCAGGCAGTACCTGACCGTGGAAAAGAAGCCATTGGATGTGGATTCCTACATCGCCTGGAAAATCCGGGATGTGGACCAGTTCTACCGAGCGACCGGCGGCGACGAGTTCCGTGCTCAGTCTCTGCTCGCATCCCGTGTGGACAATGGTCTGCGGGACGAATTTGGTATTCGCACCATGGTGGAAGTGGTGTCCGGCCAGCGCGATGAGCTGATGCATACCCTCCGGGATCGTGTAAACCAGACCGCGCAGAGCGAATTTGGCATCGAAGTCCTGGACATCCGGGTCAAGGCAATTGAATTCCCGGGGCAGGTGAGCGAAAACGTCTATCGTCGGATGGCGACTGAACGTGAAAAGCTGGCTCAGGAATTCCGTTCCCGGGGTCGCGAGCTGGCCGAGGGTATTCGGGCCGACGCGGATCGTCAGAGAACCGTTATTCTGGCGGAGGCCTTTGCCCAGTCGGAAGAAACCCGTGGTGAAGGCGATGGTGAGGCGGCCAGGATTTACGCCGATGCCTATGGCTCGAACGCGGACTTCTACAGCTTCTACCGGAGTCTTCAGGCTTATCGCAATACCTTCATGAGCAAGGATGACATCATGGTGATCGATTCCAACAGCGCGTTCATGAAGTTCCTTAACGACCCCCAGGGCGCCCAGTAA
- the hflK gene encoding FtsH protease activity modulator HflK yields MAWNEPGGNRNDNDPWGTGGGRRGNDQGPPDLDEALKKGLDKLNKMLGGKGGKSGGSGGSGGGSAGGFGAILALAGILVVGYVIFQSFYTVDEQERAVVLRFGEYHQTANPGLRFKVPLIDSVTKVRVTSVRTAESSGQMLTQDENLVTVDLQVQYRVGDAEAYVLNVRDSNQALAFATDSAIRHEVGSSTLDDVLTEGRAELAVRVEQRLQTFLREYGTGLELVRVNVESTQPPAPVQDAFREVQRAREDEQRVKEEAETYRNRVVPEARGEAQRMIEEANAYKEEVIERARGETARFLELLAVYEMAPTVTRERLYLQTVEEVLANSSKILVDTESSGNMMYLPLDRLTQGSLPRTGGSSSGSNQGNVDIQTLTDQVLQELRSRQDTTVRRSR; encoded by the coding sequence ATGGCCTGGAACGAACCGGGTGGAAACCGTAACGACAATGACCCCTGGGGTACCGGTGGTGGTCGACGCGGCAATGATCAGGGGCCGCCAGACCTCGATGAGGCGCTGAAAAAAGGTCTCGACAAGCTCAACAAAATGCTGGGCGGCAAGGGTGGCAAGTCCGGCGGAAGCGGTGGCAGCGGCGGCGGAAGTGCCGGCGGCTTCGGGGCCATCCTCGCGCTGGCAGGAATCCTGGTAGTCGGCTACGTGATTTTCCAGTCGTTTTACACCGTGGACGAACAGGAAAGGGCGGTTGTGCTTCGTTTCGGTGAGTACCATCAGACCGCTAACCCTGGTCTGAGGTTCAAGGTTCCATTGATCGACAGTGTAACCAAGGTGCGTGTCACCAGTGTTCGAACTGCCGAGTCCAGTGGCCAGATGCTCACTCAGGACGAAAACCTGGTCACTGTGGATCTGCAAGTGCAGTATCGCGTAGGCGACGCAGAAGCCTATGTCCTGAACGTTCGAGATTCCAACCAGGCGCTGGCATTCGCGACCGATAGTGCCATCCGTCATGAGGTGGGCAGCTCCACCCTGGATGACGTGCTGACCGAAGGCCGTGCCGAATTGGCTGTTCGAGTAGAGCAAAGGCTTCAGACCTTTCTGAGAGAATATGGCACCGGTCTGGAGTTGGTGCGGGTGAACGTTGAAAGCACCCAGCCCCCCGCCCCGGTTCAGGATGCGTTCCGTGAAGTTCAGCGCGCCCGGGAAGACGAGCAGCGGGTCAAGGAAGAAGCTGAAACCTATCGCAACCGAGTCGTACCTGAGGCCCGTGGTGAGGCTCAGCGCATGATCGAAGAGGCTAATGCCTACAAGGAAGAAGTGATCGAGCGGGCTCGTGGTGAAACCGCCCGTTTCCTCGAGCTCCTGGCTGTGTATGAGATGGCTCCGACCGTGACTCGTGAACGTCTGTATCTGCAAACCGTTGAAGAAGTGTTGGCCAATAGCAGCAAGATCCTGGTCGACACAGAGAGCAGCGGCAACATGATGTACCTGCCGCTTGATCGTCTGACTCAAGGTTCTCTGCCGCGCACCGGTGGATCTTCTTCCGGTAGCAATCAAGGCAATGTGGATATCCAGACCCTGACTGATCAGGTTCTGCAGGAACTGCGAAGCAGGCAGGATACTACCGTTCGGAGGAGCAGATAA